Proteins encoded within one genomic window of Zestosphaera sp.:
- a CDS encoding ABC transporter permease has product MGIRYRIRVPGSLLAMTTVCAVWELSVRLLSVPQYVLPAPSVILLSASKYSWYLTHNLLDTLTHAVLGLALAAAFSLALSLPLAYSGSLRNAVYPLIAGFNAIPRAALVPLLALWFGLGSVPKVLTAFLIAFFPILVPTLTAMVTVERELLEMLLSFGATKGQILTKVAVPRAMPYFLSSLHMGLTSAFVGTVIAEMVASDKGLGYVILSSTSRLDTPLAFSCLMLLALVTFTASKALSLTERRVVVWAYRASA; this is encoded by the coding sequence GTGGGCATCAGATACAGGATAAGGGTCCCGGGCTCGCTCCTAGCCATGACGACTGTGTGTGCGGTTTGGGAGCTGAGCGTACGCCTTCTGAGCGTCCCTCAATACGTGTTGCCAGCTCCCTCCGTAATCCTGCTGAGCGCGTCGAAGTACTCTTGGTACCTAACCCACAACCTGCTCGACACCCTCACCCACGCCGTGCTAGGACTCGCGCTCGCTGCCGCCTTCTCACTCGCCCTCAGCCTTCCCCTAGCCTACAGCGGCTCCCTCAGGAATGCTGTGTACCCGCTCATAGCAGGATTCAACGCCATACCCAGGGCGGCGCTAGTGCCCCTCCTAGCACTGTGGTTTGGTCTCGGCTCAGTGCCGAAGGTGCTGACGGCCTTCCTGATAGCGTTCTTCCCAATCCTCGTACCCACCCTCACGGCGATGGTGACGGTGGAGAGGGAGCTCCTGGAGATGCTCCTCTCCTTCGGGGCCACTAAGGGTCAGATACTGACTAAGGTCGCCGTACCGAGGGCGATGCCGTACTTCCTGAGCTCGCTCCACATGGGCCTGACCAGCGCCTTCGTGGGCACAGTGATCGCGGAGATGGTGGCTTCAGATAAGGGCCTCGGATACGTAATACTGTCCTCGACATCAAGGCTTGACACCCCGTTAGCTTTTTCATGTTTGATGCTCCTAGCTCTCGTGACCTTCACCGCCTCAAAGGCGTTGAGCCTGACTGAGAGGAGGGTTGTGGTGTGGGCCTACAGGGCAAGCGCCTGA
- a CDS encoding 4Fe-4S dicluster domain-containing protein — MGLQGKRLTVRPELCTGCSICELICSFTKFRVFNPRKSMVRIHYNHKLGRLEKAVTCSQCGACMAACPSGAIRRGNGVVIIDHSRCGRCLTCVNTCPEGLIQVVDGTPHKCDLCGGIPQCVRYCVRGALNVVS, encoded by the coding sequence GTGGGCCTACAGGGCAAGCGCCTGACAGTCAGGCCGGAGCTCTGCACCGGCTGCTCTATATGCGAGCTAATCTGCAGCTTCACGAAGTTCAGGGTATTCAACCCAAGGAAGTCCATGGTGAGAATACATTACAACCATAAGCTCGGCCGCCTCGAGAAAGCCGTCACGTGCAGCCAGTGCGGCGCCTGCATGGCCGCATGTCCATCAGGAGCGATACGCAGAGGGAATGGCGTTGTGATCATAGACCACAGCAGGTGTGGCAGATGCCTGACATGCGTCAACACATGCCCAGAAGGCCTAATCCAGGTGGTCGACGGAACGCCGCACAAGTGTGACCTGTGCGGCGGTATCCCTCAATGCGTGAGGTACTGTGTGAGGGGTGCGCTCAATGTCGTCTCTTAA